TCACGAACCGCGCATCGAGCACGTCATCCGTGGCGATGATGGTGGCAGTGAAGTCGCCGGGTCCGTTCTCCACAACGTCCATGATGAGCGGAGAGGGAACGGCGGACAGCGAGTTATAGGTGCTCTCGAGCAGCGAGGTCGGCCAGATATCGGTGAGGCCGTCGCCGCAGATGGTCGGCATGGCCTGAATGCCGTAGTAGGACCGTCTCGCCGGGCCGAACGAATCAACCCAGTCGTACCCCACGAGGACGAGCTCGTCGTGCGTGTAGTTCCTGTGGAAGTCATTGACCGCGACCGCGGCCGAGGGACAGGTACCTCACCACGAGGCTGTGTAGTGTTCGTAGAGGACCGTCCGCGGCGCGGCCGCGCCCCCCGTGGCAAGCAATGCGATGGCAGCAAGAGACAGAAGAAGCGTCTTGTACACGCCACCCTCCTTCCCGGTATGGGCGCTTCACGTTGCGTCGAGCGTCACCGCTACGCGCTGCATGGGTCGTCTGGGCAGCGTGTCTCGTTGCGAGAGCGAGGCCCTCCGGGCCCCGTAACCTTATGATACCACAGCCCAGGCCCCGAGGCAAGAAGGCGACCGCTCCCGCGCTGCGGTTGTGCTCGCGCGCGCAACATCCTATCATCGCATCGTTCAGACGAATGGAGACCAGCATGCCGACCGCGCGTCCCAGCCATCCCAGGGCCGCCGAGCTTCTGGCGCCCGCCTTCCGGACCGCCCTTTGGCGGGTCTACGACCATCTGGGGTATCTCATCCTGCTCAACATCATCTGGCTCGGCCTCCTCATCCCCGTCGTCACGGCCCCCGCCGCGACGGCGGCGCTCTTCGCCACCGCCCGCCGCATCGCCCGGAACGAGCAGACGAGCATCCGGGACTTCTTCCGGTCGTTCGTCGACCTCTTCCCGACCTCGCTCCTTCTCGGAGTGTTCTCTCTCGGCCTCTTCTTCATCCTCTGGGTCGGCATCGATTTCTACAGCCACCTCGGTGGCGCGCTCCGCTATCCCGGTTTCCTCCTGGCCGCCCTCCTCGTGTGGCTGGGTGTCTTCGTGCTGCTCATGCACGCCCACATCATGCCGGTCCTCGCCCACGGCGATCGACGGTTCATCTCGATCCTCCGGAAGTCGGCCCTCCTCACACTCGACAATATGCTCTTCACCACCGGGATCCTGGTCCAGACCGTCGCCCTCGCCGCGCTCTGCGTCGTGACCGGCGCCGGACTGGTCCTGATCGCGGGGAGTCTCATCGCGGTGCTCCTCGTCTCGGGCCACCGGGTGCTCCTCCGCCGGTACCGTCCCGACGACCCGGACCTCCGGGACGACCCGGAGACGCGGACGTGGCGCGACCTCTGGCGCCCCTGGGAATCGAAGGCCCGCGGCTGACCGCTCCAACCTCCTGCCCCACAAGCGATTGAGGAGACCCGCCTCCCTGATGTGAAGGCGGGCCTCATCAATCTTAATCTCCATATTAACAAAGTTAATGTCCCAGGTGGATTTCGCTTGACATCGCGGAGCAGCGGTTCTATTATTGCATCTGACAGTTGAAGTAATTGAGGTCTGCACTCAACATCTGGAAGGGAGCGCTCAATGATCCACAAGCAGCCCGGCGCCTGCCCTGTCTGCGGAGGCGAGA
This sequence is a window from Candidatus Effluviviaceae Genus V sp.. Protein-coding genes within it:
- a CDS encoding DUF624 domain-containing protein produces the protein MRWQQETEEASCTRHPPSRYGRFTLRRASPLRAAWVVWAACLVARARPSGPRNLMIPQPRPRGKKATAPALRLCSRAQHPIIASFRRMETSMPTARPSHPRAAELLAPAFRTALWRVYDHLGYLILLNIIWLGLLIPVVTAPAATAALFATARRIARNEQTSIRDFFRSFVDLFPTSLLLGVFSLGLFFILWVGIDFYSHLGGALRYPGFLLAALLVWLGVFVLLMHAHIMPVLAHGDRRFISILRKSALLTLDNMLFTTGILVQTVALAALCVVTGAGLVLIAGSLIAVLLVSGHRVLLRRYRPDDPDLRDDPETRTWRDLWRPWESKARG